The nucleotide sequence ACCTTCAAAAGACGTATCGGTTGTATTGTGTACCGCAACAACCATATCAACAAGGTTCTTCTTTTGAATAGATGGCTGTTCTGTTTGTACATCAAGTGTTATCCCGTTTTGAGCATAAGAGATAAAACAAAACAACATCAAAAAAGAAAATAACAGTTTACGTATCAATAAATTAAGCATTTTTTGATGAGGTATTTTTACTTTGGCAAAATTTCGTATTGTAACGTAGTAGAATACTGTTCCATTTTTCCTGTAATCAAATTCATATCATTGGGTTGGGTAGCATAGGTAATACTGTAAGAAACCTGCCCATTGGTATTAGCACCCGATGCAATTTTTTGCGAAGTGTTGCTTAATGTTATAGGAAAAACAGCTCCCTGATTTCCTGCCTCGGGCATTAAATTAAGTCGCACTGTGCCTAAAGGCAGCGTGCTACCGGTTACCGAAGTAAAAACAGGCTGCAACGAGGTAACTTTTACCTGATAATCAGTATTGGCACTTACAATTATTCCGCCCGGATAGGTAACACTTGCCCCTTGTAAATAGTCTTGTTTTGTTTTCAATTCTAACAAACCATTTACCGCATTTGACGCTATTTTTATTGAAAATTGTGGGGTTACAGGTGGAGTTCCGCTTAAAGCACCTATTTGTAGGCGATACATTTTATTTATACTTCCTTTAAGCTGACCTTTTTCGTCATAATATTTAAACTCTAAAGGCACTGAAAATTCCGAATAAGTTTTAAAAGCAGCCAAATAAGCACCTCCTTCAATTTTTAAATCAAACCGGATATGGAATTGATAATAGGGATTTCCTCCACCCGCTACATTATATAACCCTGCTTGTGATTGTGGAACTAAAAACACCTCTTGCCCTTGTTGTAAAAAGGTTTGTAGAGGCATTCCTATTTGTGGAATAGTAGGAACAGTACTTTGGTTAAGCATACCAGATGTTGCTACGGGTAACAAGCTAATCTTATTTGCCGGAAAAACCTGATTGCCATTTTGATTGCTATTAACAATAGGGCTTGTAACACGTACAGATATACGCCACGTAGGTAAGTTTAAAGTTCCGTTTCCGTCTAACCAAATATCATAAGCATTAGCTTTAACAATACCACTGTAAGAATCAATAGTTGCATAATCGTTACTATCAACGTGTAAAGAAGTATTTTGTGCATTACTGCACCACGAAATTAAAACTAAAAATATATATATTAACTTATTATTCATAAGTAAAGGATAGTTCTGCCATTTCAATGGTGTTATCGTCGCCATAATCAATAAGAATGGTTGCGGTGTACTTGCCGGGCGTTGTATTTTCCGGCAATTTAATGGTCATTTCGCGGTTATCTCCAGGCATACTGTAAAAAATAATGTGATCTATTTTTACTTTTTTGCCATTTTGCGTGTTAAATAATTCAGGGTAAATGATACCGTCTGCCCAGATGTTTCCTTTGTTTTTAAAATAAAGCTCTATTAATTTGGTTTCTTTATTAAACAAAAGATTTTCTATTTCCAGCTTTTTGTTTTTTGATTCATTGGTACGGTGGAACAGCTTAATTCCCGAACGTACGCTTACTTTTATGTTTGCCCCCTGACTATCTACATCGTTTACCGGATTCATTTGTGTTACATACAGCATTGCCGTGTGTACAGGTCTTTCGTCGGTAAGCGTGTTAGGCGTTGTAATGCTTACCTCTATTTCTTTATTTTGTCCAGGTTGTAATGAAAAATAGGTATCTTCTTTTTTAATGGTTACCCAGCTTGCACAAGATGTTGGCAGGCTATCGGCAGGAAACATTAAATTTTCACCTTTATCATCGTATT is from Flavobacterium dauae and encodes:
- a CDS encoding fimbrial biogenesis chaperone encodes the protein MRVFLSIFCFLFPFLSVFSQTGISVSPPRLYYEADPGQSGVQKVMVSNVSTSHTMDLAVSLGDWKYDDKGENLMFPADSLPTSCASWVTIKKEDTYFSLQPGQNKEIEVSITTPNTLTDERPVHTAMLYVTQMNPVNDVDSQGANIKVSVRSGIKLFHRTNESKNKKLEIENLLFNKETKLIELYFKNKGNIWADGIIYPELFNTQNGKKVKIDHIIFYSMPGDNREMTIKLPENTTPGKYTATILIDYGDDNTIEMAELSFTYE